Genomic segment of Haemorhous mexicanus isolate bHaeMex1 chromosome 12, bHaeMex1.pri, whole genome shotgun sequence:
ATCCTTGCTGCTAAAAGTTACAGGAACCAGAGAGGGACATGGATTGTCAGGCTCAGTGACAAGGCCAAGGGAACTGTGTGCAGGCCTCCTCCACTGCTTTGACCACATCTGCAAGAGGAGTCTCTCCAAGGTGGTAAACTCCAGAGTTAAAGTTAGAGAGAAGCAAAGATGACTATACCCTTCACTCATGAAGGATGGATAAATGACAAGATTAGGAGAGcctggctaaaaaaaaaaaccaaaaaacccatttAAACCTTCCCAGGCTCCCCTACTCCATTTCATTGATTTCTTCCATACTTGGTAATGAAACATGTAAACAGCAACACTGAAAACCGAAAATAAAAGGCTTTATTTTCACCAAACAgcagttgttttcctttttttaaaaaaagtcttaacATTTTCAACATTtgtcaataaaatgaaaatatacaaCAGCCATGTAAATCAACACCTTTTcttctacttaaaaaaatatatgcatCTTTCTCATCAAAAGCACACACTGATTACTTACAACACAAAAGCTTCAGGTTGTACAACCCTGAGGGCTCCCACAAAAACATGAACACACTTGTGTGCACAAGAAAGACAGCACACAACTGGTGAACTGTTTGTTCAGGAGGTAGCGCCTCAAAGCCTTTGTTTTAAGGATTTTTAGCATGGAAAAGCTGGCAGATCCCAGCAACTACATGTTATGAGCCTCTCATGGCTGGTGGAAGTTTCCTGCATTTAAATGTCTCCTAAAGGCTCTGCTTGTTACAAGCCTAAGTGTCTACAGCCACTGGCTAATTCTTTTAGCAAATTTCATTCTCGAGAATTGAGCTCAGCTTTGGACCCATAAGAAGTCACAAGAGAGGGCTTGATGGCAATCCAAATTGTTGCCTGAAGAGTAAGCAATGAACAGCCAGAGGCTGAGCACTTCTCTGGCATAAACAGCTCCATTTGATCCTTCTGTCAAGTGACTGAAGTGCACAAAGAACTGGAACTCAGGATATCAGCATGGCATTCACAAAACAGCTGCAAGAATGAGATGGAGAAACCATTATCAGGCTTTGGCAAGGAAATTTTCATCTCAGTCCTCACTCACTGAAGTGCTAAAGAAGAGGCTGATATTCAAAGGCTAAGAGGTGAAAATTCAGAGGCTCTTGTTTAAGAATGGTAAATGGGGACACATACCCATAACCACCACCATTTCATACCGTCCAAAATGGTAAGGCAAGCTACACAGGATTTCCCCCATGACACCATTAAGAATTAAACCAACTGTAAATTAAAGGGATGTCAAAAGACAGTTTTTAAAGATGGTAATAGGAGGCTCTGAGGCTTATGCTCACTTGTCAGCCCTTGCTTCCATTGAATCAAAGATTCCATGTTATTCTGCATCCTAAAACACCCAGCTCAGAGGCCAGAAATCAAGGTctggctttcttttttcctatttcctaCACATACAATATGGTGCACCTAGGATTGATAGCTCAAAACATCCTGCCAGCACCCTCAATGTCACACCAGTTTTGCATTAATGTTACCTTCACATTAACAATGTTTCTAACACCTTCTGCTTGCCTGTGAAACCAGGTCTAGCAGCAGCAACTCACACAGTTctagaattattttaaagtggGATGTCACTAGTCATTCGCTGCTGCTGAGCTTGCACAATCAGGTGGAGCTGTCTCTTTGCAATGGCTGTGTTTAAATCCCACAGAAACTCCAACAGCTTGCCCTGGAGGAGTATCTCCATGGGCACGAACTGCAGAACCTGCTGGGGAGAGTCTGTGTCCAGCAAAGAGCTCATGAGTGCATTCAGATGCTGCAGGTACTGCACCACGGGCGCGGGGAGGCCTCGGTAGCCGACGCAGAGCAGAGCGGCGCCGCTCCTCAGGGGCTCCCGCGAAGTCGGGCACGCGAACGCAACGCTCCtgaagcagcagtgcaggatgaAGACCAGGCCAGCAGTGAAGCGTGTCAGGCAGGAGAGAACAGGCAAAACCAAGgcatctcctgctgccagctgcgCCAACGAATGCAGAACACActccaaaagctgctgctggtaCTTCGGTTCTCCATCGTACAGCAAAGAGAAGCTGAAAGTCAGCAGCGTGCCTGCGTCCATGGGCTTTATTTCCATACTGGGCTGGCTTTCTGTGTCACAGAGGGTGGGAAAGCCCACCACAAGGCACTTGAATTGGTCACtacagctttcatttaggacTTCCTGATGGCACCTGGAAAGATCTGACACTTTTGCCAGTATGAGCTCCCCAGAAAGAACTTCACAAGAGTGACAAGGCTGCAGCATTGTTCTGCTTTTCAGCCTCCCCCCACCCAACTCCTTCACAGCTTCATTAAGATTTTCTAAGACCTGAACATCACAAAATGGAGAACACTTTACTCTTGGCAATCTTCTTCCTTCCAAAATGTACCAAAAGCTACATTCAAGGTTAGAAAATGATCCTTCCAGAACACACATGTTCCCAGCATTATTTAAACTATGTTCCTCAGCCCAGTGATTAAAATAGCCCTTTGCCACTTTATCATTCCATGTCAGGGTTTCCATCATCTTCCTTTCATTGTATGtactaaaatatttgtttctttgcCCAAACCATTTTGCATTCATGCTGCAACCAGCCTGGGATTTCTTGACAAGCCAGTTATTTCTGCCAATGGGTTTCAGGTGGAACTTCTGCATGAAGACCTCTACTGCACAGTCTCTTAACTTGTTCAGTTTCACCTGCTCTGCTTCTTCCATGTGCTCAAAAAGACGGATATTCTCAGAGATAGTCTCTATCTGGCACTTGTGGAAGAACATGCAACACTCTTCATGTGTTTTAAGGAATGATTCTGGAAGTGTATGCTGGGAGAAGAGAGCTTTGTTGACCATTTCTGTTCCAAAGTTCTGTGTCATTTTAGGAAGAAGCAGATGAAGGCTTTCTCTGCCCATATAGCGAAGGCAAACCACATAGGCCTCTGAGTTTCCAGCTTTGCTGGTGGCTGGTTTAAAGACATGGACCTCCTCAAAAGAGCAGTTTAACAGAAAGAGCAGATTGATAGAACAGTGTTCAAACAGAGTGAACATCTTCAAAACAAAGGATCCTCCAGTGCCCAGGATCATTAAAGCAGTGACTGTTTCACAGTAATGAAGGGGTGAGACAAGAGCTTCCTGCTCACCTGGATTTCCCTGGCAATCAAAGCTGCCATCAGCAGTTACCAAGTGGACTGTGGTCATACTGCTCACAAAGCTCTGAAGTCCTGTTAGATGTCTTAATGTCATCACATCCCCAGTGTTATCTGGGCCAAAGTACCACCAAGGTAATGTGTTTGCTATCAGACGGTCATCCATGATCATCATAAGGATGTCGTTGGCTTCATGATAAGGGTTTAGAGTATTAGCTACCCAATTCCAGTGGCAAGGGACATGGTGGGACTTCAAGAAGTGGTTAAGGCTGGCTATAAAAGCTCCAGGTGCTTCACAGAGGTGGACAGAATTCAGTTCTCCATCTTGAAGAGCTTCttctgggagaagagaaaagCTGCACAGGATCTCATGAAATTTGCACCATGCCTGGGTACAGAGCTCAGCATTCACAGATTTCTTCACATGCGATATTATTTTCCCTGCTTTATTGGTAAACGAGGTGTGCTGATGCCAGTCCTCCAGGTTCTTATCACTCAGTTGGTTCTTCACTTCATTCATTGAGTCCTTGAGAGCCAGGAGTGAGTGAAATTCCACATGATCACATGTAAAAGCATTGCTGGGATCTGGCAGCTTCCATTCATCATTCACTGGCTTAGTGTACGTAAACTTCTTCTCAAAGAGCTTCTCAATTTCAGAAAGAATTTCAGGACTGAACTTTTCAAGGCTGGTCTTCTGGGTAACATTAGGCTGCTTACATTTATCCATTCTTGGGTAGACTCACAACCTGGACAATATCAGGGGAGAAGAAACCATGTCATTCCAATCACACCAGTACcataaaaagctttttataaaaaaataaaaacgtGTCCTGCTTAACAGCTATATTCTAGAACACAGGTAAATGCTTCATGGAATGATCCACCACTGAGGAATGTAAATGAGGGCTATCCTAAATAAAGTGTTTTGAAAATCAGGAGGTTCACCAGTTCAATTGCCCTTCTTGCTATTTACACAGCAAGTGAAGAGGAGTTTGCTGGTGCGGGCCCTTCACTGACTTTGAATATTCTGCTCCCTGTATGGATCTAAACACTTAAATACAAATATCTCTCTCAGTCACAAAAGAGAACACACCACAAGCTCTCCAAATTCAGCAAGTGGCCCAGAAATGTTATCATCTGATTATGGCAGCGTTTATCCAAGAGCTCTAAGTATGGAGAGTGGGGAGCCACAAGCAAAGGCAACTTTAAGAGGgaacacagctgctgctcctccaatTTCCCAAGTGGGAACAACCCTCCCACCTCTTCCACCAAACCCAGTGTAATGCTGGGGTAGCCCTCACTGGCACCCTCGAGAACTGCCCCTCAGCTGAAGGGCCCTGGAGGGATGCTGGACACCAGCCAGCGAGCAaaacctttcccttcctctgctcaGCATTACTGCTCTCTGCCAGATGACTGCAAACCCTTATGCCTTCCTTTAATGACTGAAAAAGCTGTGATAAACCTGAAGTGAGAGGACTTGGTTGCAGCTGTGGTCAATGGGAATACGTGCTTGATGTTAAA
This window contains:
- the CMTR2 gene encoding cap-specific mRNA (nucleoside-2'-O-)-methyltransferase 2, which produces MDKCKQPNVTQKTSLEKFSPEILSEIEKLFEKKFTYTKPVNDEWKLPDPSNAFTCDHVEFHSLLALKDSMNEVKNQLSDKNLEDWHQHTSFTNKAGKIISHVKKSVNAELCTQAWCKFHEILCSFSLLPEEALQDGELNSVHLCEAPGAFIASLNHFLKSHHVPCHWNWVANTLNPYHEANDILMMIMDDRLIANTLPWWYFGPDNTGDVMTLRHLTGLQSFVSSMTTVHLVTADGSFDCQGNPGEQEALVSPLHYCETVTALMILGTGGSFVLKMFTLFEHCSINLLFLLNCSFEEVHVFKPATSKAGNSEAYVVCLRYMGRESLHLLLPKMTQNFGTEMVNKALFSQHTLPESFLKTHEECCMFFHKCQIETISENIRLFEHMEEAEQVKLNKLRDCAVEVFMQKFHLKPIGRNNWLVKKSQAGCSMNAKWFGQRNKYFSTYNERKMMETLTWNDKVAKGYFNHWAEEHSLNNAGNMCVLEGSFSNLECSFWYILEGRRLPRVKCSPFCDVQVLENLNEAVKELGGGRLKSRTMLQPCHSCEVLSGELILAKVSDLSRCHQEVLNESCSDQFKCLVVGFPTLCDTESQPSMEIKPMDAGTLLTFSFSLLYDGEPKYQQQLLECVLHSLAQLAAGDALVLPVLSCLTRFTAGLVFILHCCFRSVAFACPTSREPLRSGAALLCVGYRGLPAPVVQYLQHLNALMSSLLDTDSPQQVLQFVPMEILLQGKLLEFLWDLNTAIAKRQLHLIVQAQQQRMTSDIPL